Genomic DNA from Pseudorasbora parva isolate DD20220531a chromosome 17, ASM2467924v1, whole genome shotgun sequence:
tacaagaggtaaaaactatataaatactgttcgttttctcacacaaaccgctcgttatatttaatttggacttctctgtgtatgaaaaacatacacaaaatttaatttcaaagtgaactatccctttaatgttttgAAACAGAAGACTGTATTCCCAGTTCTGTCTTCTCTACAAGTCCTTGATCTATTAAGGTAAGCAATGTTGTTAACATCTAATACTCTTGTTATATAATGTGTTGTTCCATAAAATTGAGTATGTTTTTATTTCAGATGCACATTGATACATTCTACGACAAAAGATTTTGATTAAATTGATTTTCACTGAGCATAAGAGCACCGTGACGTGTCATACTGACATATGGTAGAGTTTCACTCAAGCTCTTTTAAAAAACCCTTAAAAAAAGTTGAGTCTGAGAGGAAACAATTTACCTAAATAATTATAGGCTCTAGAATTTCTGGCCCTCTAACctgaaacaacaacattttatgttgataaaaacataaatagcaTCCCACATCATGTTCGCTAAACGTTGACCACAAAACCTTGCAGAGTTTGGTTTGTCCTCCAACACGATCAATTGGTCATGCTCTCATATTTTATGATGTGGATTATCCAAAATCAGAATATTTTGAAGCGGTCAGAATACTGACCTTGTCACCAAGCTCAAATTTTAGAGCAACAGACTTTGACATTGATAGCTGTGTGCACAAGAAAAGACTTACAATTGGTTTATTAGTATTTTTTGTTACATTCGTAGTTCTGTTACCAGTGTTGGCTTAGGTTCCAGTTTTATCTTCAGTATTGCTGTATTCTACTGAGAGGCTACAGAACACCTACACAAGAAGAATGTTCCTATGACGCATTCGTGATTTTCTCCAGCTATGACGAAGTCTGGGTCATCAATGAACTGATGGAGAATCTGGAGAACGGTGTTCCACCTATTCATCTTTGCCTTCACATGCGGGACTTTCAAGCAGGGAAGTCCATCACCTCCAACATTATCGATGAAGGAATATTGGGCAGTCGTAAAGTCATTGTGGTTGTGTCtcaacacttcattgatagcgCCTGGTGTCGCTTTGAGTTTGAATTAGCCCAGTCGCGGTTTATGATGGTTTATGAGAAGCGGTTCCGTCATCCTGGAAGAGAGGAATTCGAAAAAAGTGTTTGGTCTTCACAAGCACCTGAAAAAGAACATACCTGAAGTGGAGCAGGGACCCTTTGAGTAACATGAGATTCTGGATACGGCTCAGAAGAGCTATTATTGACACAAAGCAATAACTTTACctactttttttatattatgtcttgaataaataaacttgcacaaatttaaagatgtttttttccattttatgtTGTTCAGCCATTTCTGTAAAAATGAATACCTAGATATAACTTAAAACATCCAATGCAGCCACTTGCCTCACTTTTTATAAGTTGAGTCGACTTGCATCCTTTTTTAAGTATAACCAACATTGTAACCTGTACTCATTTTAATTAGGTTTTATGAAATGTATATTCTTAGTAAAATGAACCTAATCACAtgaatacacattttaattgcgTTCTAGCTATACTCTCAGGAAATAAATCTAAATGTCTATATTCTAAGCACTACAGTGATACAATTAACATAACCAGACTTAGTTCATAACAATTACAAATTCAATTggaaggagaaaaaaaagatgggAAGATAGACTGAAGACTATTTATTCAATGTCAACCAGTGTGACTTTTAACAGTGCCTACAAAACAGAACAGCAAATAAATTGCTGATTTCAGGTTTCCATGTTTTTGCCATATATAATCTAAAGGTTTACCACAAGTCAGCCTTTCTCACTTTGTGCCATAGCTCAAACACATATGGCCCTTATGTGTACATTGTTATCTGGGCCATATACCTCAAAATTATTTGTGAACCCCAAGACAACATTTCCCGCcgattttaaagttatggcaaaaCAAATATGGTCACATTCTGGCCCATATCTGTCCAGCTGGGCCATATGTGCCAGATAATACCCACATGTGGCCCAAACATGCTTGCTATCTGGGATGTCTCTTGCGTTATGCCAGATAATAGGCGATATTATCTGCCTATTATAGGCAAAATGCTGTAAAGCGTCACATCTTCTATTGCGATGAGGATGATATCGCATGCAGTGATCCCACGGATGACTAGCCAGATTTATCCTGCCTTCAGTGGGCGATACCATTCGAGCTGCCAGTTAACGCCGATATGGCTGATCTGGAGCAGCCGTCAGACTCATATATCCATTCTGGAGCTGTCGTCTGTCTCTGATATATCCAGTCTGGAGCTGTCGTCTGTCTCTGATATATCCAGTCTGGAGCTGTCGTCTGTATCTGATATATCCAGTCTGGAGCTGTCGTCTGTATCTGATATATCCAGTCTGGAGCTGTCGTCTGTCTCTGATATATCCAGTCTGGAGCTGTCGTCTGTATCTGATATATCCAGTCTGGAGCTGTCGTCTGTATCTGATATATCCAGTCTGGAGCTGTCGTCTGTATCTGATATATCCAGTCTGGAGCTGTCGTCTGTATCTGATATATCCAGTCTGGAGCTGTCACTCGTCACAGATATATCCAGTCTGGAGCTGTCACCTGTCCCGGGTCCATCCATCATGGAGTTGATGTCTGATTCTGATATATCCAGTCTTGAGCTGTCACCTGTACCAAGCTTTTGTAGCATGGAGCTGACACCTGACGTGGATCCAGCCGATCCGGAGCCATCACCTGTCCTGGGTCCATCCGCACTAGATTCTGAGATCCACGGTCTATCTGGTTTAGGACCAGCTTTTGGTGAGTCTGTGGTCTTTATTATTCTACAGTCAGTACTTTCATTATTTAAGGATTATTCACACAAGCTTTAAGGCTTGTTCACACCGGGACACGTTTATCACCGACGCGTAAAGACTTGTGACTAAAAACTAGCCAACCAATGAGATTGCTGCTTTTGTTCACATGCCTGCAGCCGCTgtagttacagtaaaacatgACTTGGTGGCGCAAAAGCATAAAACGGTCTGGCCGAGCACACATTGGCAAAGACAATGCATCAAGGCAAGATGAGGATCACAAAGAACTGTAGGACAAACGTACATATTAAAACaatgtattgttttaatacattgttattaaaataacaATGTAATTCCCTTAATTAAAACGAGCTAATACATACCTCTCTTGTCtccagaggtggaaagagtaacaaaatattctactcaagtaaaagtactgttacttcaatgaaattttacttaagtacaagtaaaattactggtctaaaaatttactcaagtaaaagtaaaaagtagctcatttaaaatgtactcagagtaaaagttacttagttacttttttaacagtgggtggtggggactctcccctgtagggttgtgatagaatgagattttcacgatatgaaaactatctcagaaaacatcaattaaacatttactgtacctattattaaatgatggttattatcacttgttaaaatgatgttaaatgaatgaagaagattggtcttttttttatttggttgaacaaatgctttattataacaaacttaaaaccatttgtttattttgtttatcaaaatttcaataaaacgtATTATAcgtctaataaactaaattcaataaattattatgaattagattaacaacttatttttatcattaattcgtaaacatgtttaagaataatagagtccatatgtagtagacggagcagctcattcacagagagagaacaagcagatcatatattcatatagcattcaatgtgtaacgagtagaaatatagtgtggcccctttaagagctgcgcgcgctccctgAAAACGAGTTCTGCAtcttgtgtatgtgcgcactgaggcctagtccacacgtacacgggtatttttattaccggagtttttcctcctccgttttaaaaaacaatcgcgtccacacaagcacggtttttaaaaaaattctgtccacatgagaaggcaaaactacgctatgattggctgcctgatttccatatgggtcccattcactgcaccgatgcacattgcgctgactgagggatgccatgggctcaagtgaaacacttcctaagttcctttgctttggactcagtgacaggtaactgtataaacaggtgcagggccgaagtggactgtaatagcttcacacacttgctttactattttgtattattgcattctggcctttgatctgcaatacaatgaaataactgaacatgtatctGTAGGATATACGTGTGATTAGCGCTGTTAGTGGAGTCCACCGCATAGAatcgactcacgtaaatcaaaaggagatgtggaaaatctgatATCAAACAAAGGAAAGAACGGcgcgcacttcaatttaaaaagccgaaatctccggtttcaccatctacacgacaacgctgtaaccggcgtttctaaaaatcttcaccctggccggagttttcaaaaaagtccagttttagtaaccggatacagcgtttgcgtgtggacgaacagccaaaccgcgtagaaaaagctgcggttttgaaaatacccgtgttcgtgtggacagggcctgagttttgagctcccatgtgtggggattattctcTGTtcttctgttgctaacagtcagttattttgttttattgagtaatgctgtggacggaaatggagtttgtgatgagagttcagcgggaaATAAAGCGCGATCTGTTTGACgtcaatcgcctccgtgtttgcatccactccagatatattaagtgagctatccgcatttttcacccggacacaagcgttacaaatgttgtgctttaatgttcacagaccatgtcgcgatttgatttatttctaaggcctacagctctacattcgagtttttcgttcattccaccagtttgcgtgtattacacgttataatgtaaagttaaggttcatgactggattccgggattccctctgcgtcacagaaatcaatcggcctaagttataaacatacctttattgcacagagggatgtgcccgaacatgttctatgtgtttcttcatttgcatccacattttgtgcaaatttgatattctccaggacaacaccacattatttttttctatatccaaagtatttccatactAGCCAGGAGTTCACGACAgcgttttgctttcacctgggtcTGCGTCACTGACATCTGTCTTGTTTgtctccatctgatatttgcgcgcatgttctctcccgcgccgtctattcaatattagtcatttccggatcgcggtgtttttcctcctctctttgcattaatgatttatttttactcagtaacggatgtggtttaaaatgtagcgaagtacaatactttaatcaaaatgtacttaagtaaaagtaaaattacagatttttaaaactacttaaaaaagtagaagtacacagaaaaactactcaattacagtaacgcgagtaaatgtaattcgttactttccacctctgcttgtctcagtgcgtgcacttaatcgctctgacgatctgatagcatttagcttagcccagttcattcactatggtaccaaacagagatcaagtttgaagcgaccaaacacctccacgttttccctatttaaataaagTTGCACAAAGAGTTGAACggtcaagtatggtgacataaaataaaacgtggcgctttcctaagcggattaaaaaggagaactacagggagtgcagaattattaggcaaatgagtattttgacctcATCATCCTctttatgcatgttgtcttactccaagctgtataggctggaaagcctactatcaattaagcatattaggtgatgtgcatctctgtaatgagaaggggtgtggtctaatgacatcaacaccctatatcaggtgtgcataattattaggcaacttcctttcctttggcaaaatgggtcaaaagaaggacttgacaggctcagaaaagtcaaaaatagtgagatatattgcagagggatgcagcagtcttaaaatagccaagcttctcaagcgtgatcatcgaacaatcaagcgtttcattcaaaatagtcaaca
This window encodes:
- the LOC137045579 gene encoding uncharacterized protein — protein: MRMISHAVIPRMTSQIYPAFSGRYHSSCQLTPIWLIWSSRQTHISILELSSVSDISSLELSSVSDISSLELSSVSDISSLELSSVSDISSLELSSVSDISSLELSSVSDISSLELSSVSDISSLELSSVSDISSLELSSVSDISSLELSLVTDISSLELSPVPGPSIMELMSDSDISSLELSPVPSFCSMELTPDVDPADPEPSPVLGPSALDSEIHGLSGLGPAFEKKKKSICALFRQKWRDVRRSVHCIQMGNKVAPDSFADELVAEAKRCTISSRSHASDLSWVHPHWILG